The Terriglobia bacterium genome includes a window with the following:
- a CDS encoding diguanylate cyclase, whose amino-acid sequence MKVLVADDEPVNRRLLEILLNKWGYEVSVAADGQEAWRHLQGAASPRIAILDWMMPEMDGVEVCRKIREDKSRRPVYVLLLTAKQATEDANGRYESVADDYLPKPYAAHELKARLRAGKRILELEDQLREAGEALQVETTRDTLTGLWSRSSILEILHREIHRGGRQNSSLTLLMIDIDDLGQINHHHGHLAGDAVMREAARRIRNSIRVYDSLGRYSGGQFVIVSPDCDRSGAMTQAQRIQSTISEEAFKTFKGDFPVTISTGIAVGSSTHQADELISAAEAALAQARKAGPNRIELARK is encoded by the coding sequence ATGAAGGTCCTGGTCGCCGATGACGAGCCCGTCAATCGCCGCCTGCTCGAAATCCTCCTGAACAAGTGGGGATACGAAGTATCCGTGGCCGCCGACGGACAGGAAGCGTGGCGGCATTTACAAGGCGCCGCCAGCCCGCGAATCGCCATCCTTGACTGGATGATGCCTGAAATGGACGGCGTCGAAGTCTGCCGGAAAATCCGCGAAGACAAAAGCCGGCGCCCGGTGTACGTGCTTCTCCTGACGGCCAAGCAGGCAACCGAAGATGCAAACGGGCGCTATGAATCCGTTGCGGACGATTACCTTCCCAAGCCCTATGCCGCCCATGAACTAAAGGCCCGCCTGCGCGCCGGCAAGCGCATCCTGGAATTGGAAGACCAGTTGCGCGAGGCCGGCGAGGCCCTCCAGGTTGAGACCACCCGCGATACCCTGACCGGCCTTTGGAGCCGCTCATCGATCCTTGAGATCCTTCACCGCGAAATCCATCGCGGCGGCCGGCAAAATTCCTCCTTGACGCTCCTCATGATTGATATCGATGATCTCGGGCAAATCAATCATCACCACGGGCACCTCGCCGGCGATGCCGTGATGCGCGAGGCGGCCAGAAGAATACGCAATTCCATCCGGGTCTATGACTCGCTGGGCCGTTACAGCGGGGGACAGTTTGTCATTGTCTCTCCGGATTGCGACCGTTCCGGAGCCATGACCCAGGCCCAAAGGATCCAGTCAACGATCAGCGAGGAAGCCTTCAAGACGTTCAAAGGCGATTTCCCCGTCACGATCAGCACGGGCATCGCGGTTGGCTCGAGCACCCATCAGGCCGATGAACTCATATCCGCGGCAGAGGCCGCACTGGCCCAGGCCAGGAAGGCAGGACCCAACCGGATCGAACTCGCGCGCAAATAG
- a CDS encoding response regulator transcription factor gives MMAEVDNQEESAQGTSRILVADDDPLSLRVLQKALEKWGHEVAVARDGTEAWQILTRPEAPRMAILDWMMPGMDGPTICQRARAAPAITAPYLILLTARNDYGDIVSGLEAGANDYVVKPFNQAELRARIRVGLRVLELQSKLAERVQDLEAALKQVKQLRGLLPICMYCKKIRNDGDYWQQVETYISDHSEAEFSHGICPGCYEKLMKSQLE, from the coding sequence ATGATGGCCGAAGTGGACAATCAGGAAGAATCGGCACAGGGGACGTCACGCATTCTGGTGGCGGATGATGACCCCTTGTCGCTGCGGGTCCTGCAAAAAGCCCTTGAGAAATGGGGGCACGAGGTCGCGGTGGCACGAGACGGCACCGAGGCCTGGCAAATTCTGACCCGGCCCGAGGCCCCTCGAATGGCCATCCTGGATTGGATGATGCCCGGCATGGACGGACCCACGATTTGCCAGCGGGCCCGGGCGGCGCCGGCCATCACTGCTCCTTATCTCATCCTGCTGACGGCGCGGAATGATTACGGCGATATCGTCAGCGGGCTCGAAGCCGGAGCCAATGATTATGTGGTCAAGCCCTTCAACCAGGCCGAATTGCGCGCGCGGATTCGAGTGGGGCTTCGCGTCCTGGAACTGCAAAGCAAACTTGCGGAGCGAGTGCAGGACCTGGAAGCGGCCCTGAAGCAGGTGAAGCAATTGCGGGGACTTTTGCCGATCTGCATGTATTGCAAAAAGATCAGGAATGACGGGGACTACTGGCAGCAGGTGGAAACCTACATCAGCGACCACTCGGAAGCAGAGTTCAGCCATGGGATCTGCCCCGGATGCTATGAGAAGCTCATGAAGTCCCAGCTTGAGTGA
- a CDS encoding thioredoxin family protein: MVNTLSTMLPLGTVAPPFSLPDTEGKAVSLEDYKDAPALLVVFLCNHCPFVKHVLPQFVELAREYQGREVGIVGISSNDVSAYPDDSPEKMAQLSSTMDFPFPYLYDEAQQVAKSYGAACTPDFYLFDRDGRLVYRGQMDDSRPSNGRPVTGADLRAAMDAVLGGRKVSDNQKPSIGCNIKWKLGNEPGYFRH; the protein is encoded by the coding sequence ATGGTTAATACGCTCTCTACGATGCTTCCATTGGGCACCGTGGCGCCGCCCTTCAGCCTTCCTGACACGGAAGGCAAGGCCGTGTCCCTGGAAGACTACAAAGACGCGCCTGCACTACTTGTTGTATTTCTGTGCAACCACTGCCCGTTTGTGAAGCACGTGCTTCCGCAATTCGTCGAACTTGCCCGCGAGTATCAAGGGCGCGAGGTTGGAATTGTCGGCATCAGCTCCAACGACGTCAGCGCCTATCCTGACGACTCGCCGGAGAAAATGGCCCAGTTGAGCAGCACGATGGACTTCCCGTTTCCGTATCTTTACGACGAGGCGCAGCAGGTCGCGAAGAGTTACGGCGCCGCCTGTACGCCGGATTTCTATCTCTTTGACCGGGACGGCAGGCTGGTCTACCGGGGCCAGATGGACGACAGCCGTCCGTCAAACGGCCGGCCAGTCACTGGGGCCGACCTGAGGGCCGCGATGGATGCCGTTCTCGGCGGACGGAAGGTTTCCGATAACCAGAAGCCGAGCATTGGTTGCAATATTAAATGGAAGCTGGGGAATGAGCCGGGATACTTCCGGCACTAG
- a CDS encoding ATP-binding protein, whose translation MREGTPHYKRSSKGSSAGANSKGPGPEGADDVRADLYRSEGLRTLGLLAGGIAHDFNNALEVIMGFASLARLRLSPGDPLHEPLRIIEESAKGAAGLARSLLDVSKEKPDDEGPVEARELVGNVLSIITHTFDRKIRIEHRMGPRLPRIRGNQGRLQQAILNLCLNARDAMQQGGTLLIEADLQTLKPGDARLPESSAPGDYVRIAVRDTGEGIPRELVKEIFVPLFTTKREGSGHGLGLAMVEKMVKEAQGFISVFSKPGQGSEFSLYFPAVFGGRRRAMDSRPGQAAAGRGRVLVVDDEPRILEFLEKGLTRLGYEVLTAESGRSACEIYSRKSGDINCVLLDLIMPGLSGLETYARLKDINPGVRVILSSGYSSGRIRREASEAGSPEFMEKPFTLEELSQALQKVQRN comes from the coding sequence ATGAGGGAGGGAACGCCGCATTACAAGAGGTCCAGCAAAGGCTCGAGCGCCGGCGCCAACTCAAAAGGCCCTGGACCGGAAGGCGCGGACGACGTTCGGGCTGACCTCTACCGCTCCGAAGGACTGCGAACGCTGGGTCTGCTGGCCGGCGGCATCGCCCACGACTTCAACAATGCACTGGAAGTGATCATGGGTTTCGCCTCGCTGGCGCGACTCCGCCTGTCGCCAGGGGACCCGTTGCACGAGCCCCTCAGGATTATCGAGGAATCGGCCAAAGGCGCCGCGGGCCTGGCCAGGAGCCTCCTCGATGTGTCGAAAGAAAAGCCGGACGACGAAGGGCCTGTCGAGGCGCGCGAACTTGTCGGAAACGTCCTCAGCATCATTACCCACACCTTCGACCGGAAGATTCGGATCGAACATCGAATGGGCCCCCGGCTGCCTCGTATCAGAGGAAATCAAGGCCGCCTGCAACAGGCAATCCTGAATCTCTGTCTCAACGCCCGCGACGCCATGCAGCAGGGCGGCACGCTCTTGATTGAAGCGGACCTGCAAACCCTCAAACCCGGTGACGCAAGGCTGCCGGAATCGAGCGCGCCGGGCGATTACGTTCGCATCGCGGTCCGCGACACCGGGGAAGGAATACCGCGGGAGCTTGTGAAAGAGATCTTTGTCCCGTTGTTCACCACCAAGCGAGAGGGCAGCGGCCACGGACTGGGCCTGGCCATGGTGGAAAAAATGGTGAAGGAGGCGCAAGGGTTCATTTCCGTGTTCAGCAAGCCGGGGCAAGGGAGCGAATTTTCCCTTTATTTTCCGGCGGTTTTCGGCGGGCGCCGGCGGGCAATGGATTCGAGGCCCGGCCAGGCGGCTGCGGGCCGGGGCCGGGTGCTGGTGGTGGATGATGAGCCGCGCATTCTCGAGTTCCTGGAAAAAGGGCTGACGCGGCTGGGATACGAAGTGTTGACCGCCGAAAGCGGCCGCAGCGCGTGCGAAATTTATTCCCGGAAAAGCGGCGACATCAACTGTGTTCTGCTCGACCTGATCATGCCTGGGCTGAGTGGCCTGGAAACCTATGCGCGGCTGAAGGACATCAATCCCGGCGTGCGGGTCATTCTCTCCTCCGGATACAGTTCCGGGCGAATCAGGCGTGAGGCGTCGGAAGCCGGCAGTCCGGAGTTCATGGAAAAGCCCTTCACGCTGGAAGAGCTGTCCCAGGCGCTCCAGAAAGTCCAGCGAAATTGA
- a CDS encoding response regulator, which translates to MAHIERFARPRQRVARRRLLAVAATTAMFLSAAPLCRAGFTGPHRPHVQEHAAGARAVQRSSELEGTRRGLSRLVLASGFPDVSKISQWEAREWNWLLVWAAVLTLLSFLWTEILRQRIRRQNILLQEWARREIALKNRYEELFENANDIIYTTDLEGNFTSINREAERVTGYNRQVIVGANVSQYIAEEYFDVVRLMLKENLREKASTTYSMEIAARNGRRIPLEISSRLIYENGKPAGIQGIARDVSERKRVELERRKAQEAAEAANRAKSEFLANMSHEIRTPLNGVLGMTDLALNTRLNEEQREYLTLVKSSGEALLTVINDILDFSKIEAGRLDVNPIDFELRDSLGETLRTLSLRAHEKGLELALHVARDVPYRVNADPTRLRQIVVNLVGNAIKFTDVGEVILHVAREPQTENEFLLHFTVTDTGIGIPPEKQEMIFAPFTQADSSATRRYGGTGLGLTISFQLAGLMGGRLWVESTEGKGSSFHFTVRCSPATSEGETAAPSAGSNLLGLPALVVDDNATNRRLLEELLSHWGMKPAVADGGWTGLETMRQAMAAGQPFPLILIDALMPDMDGFTLAERIKEDPALSGAAIMMLTSAARRGDAARCRKLGIAAYLHKPVRERDLLRAILLALSPGRTRARDAELITGHTLRQEKRTLRILLAEDDLVNRQLAEHLLRKFGHHVTSASNGRKAVEALQASGLDSFDAVLMDVQMPEMDGIEATAAIRELEKGRPRRLPVIAMTAHAMKGDRSRFLESGMDGYIAKPVQARELLTVIEQAVPQAGEAATERQPPPAPLEIIDWKRGLAAADGDSALLHELLKMFANQAPSALDRLRCAVEMKDAPAIERAAHTLKGSVSNFGADAAVQAALKLEVMGRQKELERAEEAFRSVEQEIRRVLSAIEMFETGVAG; encoded by the coding sequence ATGGCTCACATCGAGAGATTTGCCCGCCCGCGACAGCGCGTGGCGCGCCGCCGGCTGCTGGCCGTTGCGGCGACGACAGCCATGTTCCTGTCTGCCGCGCCTTTGTGCCGGGCGGGTTTCACGGGGCCACACCGGCCTCACGTGCAGGAGCACGCCGCCGGCGCACGGGCCGTGCAACGCTCAAGCGAACTGGAAGGAACGCGCAGGGGCCTTTCCCGGCTGGTCCTCGCGAGCGGCTTTCCCGACGTCAGCAAAATCAGCCAGTGGGAAGCGCGCGAGTGGAACTGGCTCCTTGTGTGGGCGGCGGTCCTGACGCTGCTTTCCTTTCTGTGGACCGAAATTCTTCGGCAGCGCATCCGGCGCCAGAACATCCTGCTGCAGGAATGGGCGCGCCGGGAGATCGCGCTCAAAAATCGGTATGAGGAATTGTTTGAGAACGCCAACGACATCATCTACACCACGGACCTGGAAGGAAACTTCACTTCCATCAACCGGGAAGCCGAAAGGGTGACGGGATACAACCGGCAGGTGATTGTTGGCGCCAACGTGTCCCAGTACATCGCCGAAGAGTATTTTGACGTTGTTCGACTGATGCTCAAAGAGAACCTGCGGGAAAAGGCATCCACGACTTACTCGATGGAAATAGCCGCGCGGAACGGCCGCCGGATCCCGCTGGAGATCAGCAGCCGTCTGATCTACGAAAACGGCAAACCCGCCGGCATCCAGGGAATTGCCCGGGACGTTTCAGAACGCAAGCGAGTGGAACTCGAGCGCCGCAAGGCCCAGGAGGCGGCCGAGGCGGCCAATCGCGCCAAGAGCGAATTTCTGGCCAACATGAGCCACGAAATCAGGACTCCCTTGAACGGCGTGCTGGGCATGACCGATCTTGCCCTGAACACCAGGCTGAACGAAGAGCAGCGGGAATATCTGACGCTGGTGAAGAGCTCCGGAGAAGCGCTCCTGACCGTCATCAATGACATCCTGGATTTCTCAAAGATTGAAGCCGGACGCCTGGATGTTAACCCCATCGACTTTGAGTTGCGGGATTCCCTCGGGGAAACGTTGAGGACGCTCTCGCTGCGCGCCCACGAAAAGGGCCTGGAACTGGCCCTGCACGTCGCACGCGACGTACCCTATCGCGTGAACGCCGACCCCACGCGCCTGCGGCAGATCGTCGTGAACCTGGTGGGCAATGCCATCAAGTTCACCGACGTTGGAGAGGTGATTCTCCACGTCGCAAGAGAACCACAGACCGAAAACGAATTCTTGCTCCATTTCACCGTAACCGACACCGGCATCGGCATACCGCCCGAAAAGCAGGAGATGATTTTTGCTCCCTTTACCCAGGCCGATAGTTCCGCGACGCGGCGATATGGCGGCACCGGCCTGGGCCTTACCATATCCTTCCAGCTTGCCGGACTGATGGGAGGCCGGCTCTGGGTGGAAAGCACGGAAGGGAAAGGCAGCAGCTTCCACTTTACGGTCCGCTGCAGCCCTGCAACTTCGGAAGGGGAAACCGCCGCGCCATCCGCAGGCTCCAACCTGCTTGGACTGCCAGCTCTGGTGGTGGACGACAATGCCACCAACCGGCGCTTGCTCGAGGAACTGTTGTCCCATTGGGGAATGAAACCCGCCGTGGCGGACGGTGGATGGACGGGTCTCGAAACCATGAGGCAGGCCATGGCGGCAGGCCAACCCTTTCCCCTGATTCTGATTGACGCCCTGATGCCCGATATGGACGGGTTTACCCTCGCCGAACGAATCAAGGAGGACCCCGCGCTCTCCGGGGCCGCCATCATGATGCTGACTTCCGCAGCGCGACGGGGTGATGCCGCCCGGTGCCGCAAACTTGGAATCGCAGCTTATCTCCACAAGCCGGTCAGGGAACGGGACCTGCTGCGGGCCATTCTGCTGGCCCTTTCGCCCGGCCGGACCCGCGCCAGGGATGCGGAACTGATCACCGGGCATACCCTGCGCCAGGAAAAACGAACGTTACGGATCCTGCTGGCTGAAGATGACCTGGTAAATCGCCAATTGGCAGAGCACTTGCTTAGAAAATTCGGCCATCACGTCACCTCTGCATCCAATGGACGCAAAGCCGTGGAGGCGCTTCAAGCATCCGGACTCGACAGCTTCGATGCCGTCCTGATGGACGTCCAGATGCCGGAGATGGACGGCATCGAGGCAACGGCCGCCATTCGTGAACTGGAAAAAGGGAGGCCACGCCGACTGCCCGTCATTGCCATGACCGCCCATGCGATGAAGGGTGACCGCTCACGCTTTCTGGAATCAGGCATGGACGGATATATCGCCAAACCAGTCCAGGCCCGCGAACTGCTCACCGTGATCGAGCAGGCTGTGCCTCAAGCAGGAGAAGCTGCAACGGAGCGCCAGCCCCCGCCAGCGCCCCTCGAGATCATTGACTGGAAGCGCGGGCTTGCAGCCGCGGACGGTGATTCGGCGTTGCTCCACGAGCTGCTGAAGATGTTTGCGAACCAGGCGCCGTCCGCGCTGGACAGGCTGCGATGCGCCGTGGAGATGAAGGATGCTCCGGCGATCGAACGGGCAGCGCACACGCTGAAGGGGTCTGTGAGCAATTTTGGAGCTGATGCCGCCGTCCAGGCCGCCTTGAAGCTCGAGGTGATGGGGCGGCAGAAGGAGCTGGAGCGCGCCGAAGAGGCTTTCCGTTCCGTCGAGCAGGAAATCCGGCGAGTGCTGAGCGCCATCGAAATGTTTGAGACCGGAGTGGCTGGATGA